A window from Staphylococcus succinus encodes these proteins:
- a CDS encoding HXXEE domain-containing protein — MKFLSNKWQYLTIVVFVILLIYMILWGHQQLNDLQVILMYSLIALAIHQFEEYILPGGGPIAINKASFKEESDFSRFPANALSTCIINLSVYIFYILALIFPQLIWLGLATMIFNLMQLVGHGYSINKAMGTWYNPGLVTSVILFAPISIYYIFYIYQHGLISIFTWVIAIVVYFIVVYLTINIPMQSLKNRNSKYPFSNWQIKQYDKVEKFCSLKK, encoded by the coding sequence ATGAAATTTTTGAGTAATAAATGGCAATATCTTACTATTGTCGTGTTCGTAATACTTTTAATTTATATGATTCTATGGGGGCACCAACAACTTAATGATCTCCAAGTGATATTAATGTATAGTCTAATCGCGTTGGCGATACATCAATTTGAGGAATATATTTTACCTGGTGGCGGACCTATTGCTATTAATAAAGCAAGTTTTAAAGAAGAAAGTGATTTTTCGCGGTTTCCAGCAAATGCTTTATCGACATGCATTATTAATTTAAGCGTATATATTTTTTATATTTTAGCTCTAATCTTTCCTCAACTTATTTGGTTAGGTTTGGCTACAATGATCTTTAACTTAATGCAACTTGTAGGGCATGGATACTCAATAAACAAGGCTATGGGCACTTGGTATAATCCTGGCTTAGTTACTAGTGTTATTCTTTTTGCACCAATTAGCATCTATTATATATTTTATATTTATCAACATGGTTTAATTAGTATTTTCACATGGGTTATAGCTATTGTAGTTTATTTTATAGTTGTTTATTTAACAATCAATATACCTATGCAGAGTTTAAAAAATAGAAATTCTAAATATCCCTTTTCAAATTGGCAAATAAAACAATATGATAAAGTTGAAAAATTTTGTAGTCTGAAAAAGTAA
- a CDS encoding thioredoxin family protein, with amino-acid sequence MKKVMSYNDLLNEINTKDRLILYVMSENCSVCHADFPKVNALAETYNVDSVNIMINEIPEAAGQLSLFTSPAVILYYKNKEMHRQARIIDFEDLEYRIKQLTEIED; translated from the coding sequence TTGAAAAAAGTAATGAGTTATAATGATTTATTGAATGAAATAAACACAAAAGATAGACTTATATTATATGTAATGTCTGAAAATTGTAGCGTTTGCCATGCTGATTTTCCTAAAGTAAATGCATTAGCTGAAACCTATAATGTAGACAGTGTAAACATTATGATTAATGAAATACCAGAAGCAGCTGGTCAATTATCACTATTTACATCCCCAGCGGTCATTTTATATTATAAGAATAAAGAAATGCATAGACAGGCGAGAATCATAGACTTTGAAGATTTAGAGTATCGTATTAAACAATTAACTGAAATTGAAGACTAA